A genome region from Thermoplasmata archaeon includes the following:
- a CDS encoding IS630 family transposase: MRTRAMIVLHSMQGFSPPKIARMVYWSPAWVRRVIRDFNRIGTAALYPTRAGGRPPEFTKPIRQKLVDLALSRPRDHGMLLQTWSLERLKTAAIREGIVESISEERLREILHAEAVSFQAVKTWKKSNDPEFDSKVRRLRTLTNREHNPPIVVAADEMGPIALRPYGGRTWARSGHPDRVRATYKKTFGVRYLFGIYDYYRDQMDGFLSPSKHTRVWRRPLRFVRAHYPGGDRIYPINDNLSTHWTPSARALARALNIVMVPTPTNASEYNLVEAHFGEVKDLALTGSDYSDRWHLSRAIHDGIQHRNENAEPKVHKVKRRLWIRH; this comes from the coding sequence GTGCGAACCCGGGCGATGATCGTGCTGCATTCAATGCAGGGCTTCTCCCCACCCAAGATCGCTCGCATGGTCTACTGGTCCCCGGCATGGGTCCGACGGGTCATCCGCGACTTCAATCGAATCGGGACCGCCGCCCTCTACCCTACCCGAGCCGGAGGTCGTCCTCCCGAGTTCACGAAGCCGATCCGTCAGAAACTCGTCGACCTCGCCCTCTCTCGCCCGAGAGACCACGGAATGCTGTTGCAGACCTGGTCGCTCGAGCGTCTGAAGACCGCCGCCATTCGTGAGGGGATCGTCGAGTCGATCAGCGAGGAGCGACTACGGGAAATCCTCCACGCGGAGGCCGTCTCCTTCCAGGCCGTGAAGACCTGGAAGAAGTCCAACGACCCGGAGTTCGACTCCAAGGTCCGACGCCTCCGCACGCTCACGAATCGTGAGCACAACCCTCCCATCGTGGTCGCGGCGGACGAGATGGGTCCGATCGCTCTCCGACCCTATGGGGGCCGCACTTGGGCTCGGTCGGGTCACCCCGACCGAGTTCGAGCGACCTACAAGAAAACGTTCGGGGTCCGGTACCTGTTCGGCATCTACGACTACTATCGCGACCAGATGGACGGGTTTCTCTCCCCGTCCAAGCACACCCGGGTGTGGCGACGGCCGTTACGATTCGTTCGGGCGCACTACCCGGGGGGAGATCGGATCTACCCGATCAACGACAACCTCTCGACACATTGGACGCCCTCGGCGCGGGCGCTGGCCCGCGCCCTGAACATCGTGATGGTTCCCACGCCGACCAACGCCTCGGAGTACAACCTCGTCGAGGCACACTTCGGAGAGGTCAAGGATCTCGCACTGACCGGGTCGGACTATTCAGACCGGTGGCACCTATCGCGGGCGATCCACGACGGGATCCAGCATCGGAACGAGAACGCCGAACCGAAGGTCCACAAAGTCAAACGACGTTTGTGGATTCGGCACTAG